One segment of Rhodanobacter thiooxydans DNA contains the following:
- a CDS encoding nitrous oxide reductase accessory protein NosL, whose amino-acid sequence MQLLPMTTIRRTALVLALALFAGCGGNPPPAKHAVDTHADDACAVCGMYLDGSPGPRAEAWTAGRAKPLVFDSTRDFFAYVLQPENQAALQELFVQDSAHIDWQQPSHAAVSFIDARRAFYVAWQPLPGSMGPTLAPFATRTAAEAFVREHGGAVLGFDEITPALVTALDYRCPARATADAGGPLQCQAAPTASTGLLATPPPASPASQEQPLHPLP is encoded by the coding sequence ATGCAACTCTTGCCGATGACCACCATCCGCCGCACCGCCCTGGTGCTTGCACTGGCCCTGTTCGCGGGCTGCGGCGGCAACCCGCCACCGGCGAAGCACGCCGTCGACACCCACGCGGACGACGCCTGCGCCGTGTGCGGCATGTACCTGGACGGCTCGCCCGGCCCGCGCGCGGAGGCGTGGACCGCAGGTCGCGCCAAGCCACTGGTGTTCGACTCCACCCGTGACTTCTTCGCCTACGTGCTGCAGCCGGAGAACCAGGCCGCGCTGCAGGAGCTGTTCGTGCAGGACAGTGCCCACATCGACTGGCAGCAGCCCAGCCACGCCGCGGTCAGCTTCATCGACGCGCGCCGCGCCTTCTACGTGGCCTGGCAGCCGCTGCCCGGTTCGATGGGGCCGACCCTGGCGCCGTTCGCCACCCGCACGGCAGCCGAAGCCTTCGTACGCGAACACGGCGGTGCCGTGCTCGGTTTCGACGAGATCACGCCCGCGCTGGTGACCGCACTGGACTACCGCTGCCCTGCCCGGGCAACCGCCGACGCCGGCGGCCCACTGCAATGCCAGGCTGCACCCACGGCATCCACCGGCCTGCTGGCCACGCCACCACCGGCCTCGCCTGCCTCGCAGGAGCAGCCGCTTCATCCACTTCCATAA